The Streptomyces sp. NBC_00576 genome contains the following window.
TCATGATCGCGAGCAGGATGCCCACGGTCAGCATCGAGCGGGGCGCGCCCTCTTCCCAGGAGAAGATGCCGGTCCAGCCGAGGTAGTCGTTCAGCCAGCCGAAGAGGCCGTTCATGTTCGGCACGAGGATCATGGCGCCCCACAGGCCGTACACGATGGACGGTACGGCGGCGAGCAGGTCGATCACGTAAGCGATGGGACCGCTCAGCCTGCGCGGGGCGTAGTGCGTGAGGAACAGCGCGATGGCGACGGCGACCGGAACCGCGATGGCCATGGCGATGACCGAGGAGACCACCGTGCCGAAGGCCAGGACCGCGATGCCGAACACCGGCGGGTTGAGGTTCGCGTTCCACTCGAAGGTGGTGAGGAAGTTGCCCTCGTCCTTGCTGATGGCGTTGACCGCGCGATAGGTGAGGAAGATCGCGATCGCGGCCATGATCGCCAGCAGCAGGATGCCCGAGCCGCGGGAGAGACCGAGGAAGATCCGGTCACCGAGGCGGGTGGCACCACGGGCGGCGCGCTTCTGCTCGACCGCGGGCGGCTGGGGAGGGTGGGGTGAGGTGTCTGCGTTCTTGGTGGTTATGTCCATCGGGTTCTCCGGTCTGCGGGGCCGCACCCGGGGATGCGGCTCCTGGCGGCGGTGCACCGGACGGTGCGGCCGGGTCCCCCTCGGAGGCGGAACCCGACCGCACGCTCAGATCAGGCCAGGCTCTCGACGGTGGTCCGAACCTTGGCGATGATGTCGGCGGGGATCGGCGCGTAGTCGATCCCGCTCAGGATTCCCTGGCCCTCTTCGCTGGTGATGTAGCGGAGGAAGGCCTTCGTGGCGGGCAGGGTGTCCGCCTTGTTGCCCTTGTCGCAGGCGATCTCGTACGTGACCAGGGTGATCGGGTACGCGCCCTCGGCCTTGGTCTTGTAGTCCAGCTTCAGCGAGAGGTCGCTGCCGGTGCCGACGACCGTGGCGGCCGCGATGGCCTTGGTGGCGGAGTCGGAGGACGGCTTGACCGGGGCGCTGGCGCCGGTCGCCACGGACACCGTGGACAGCTCCTTGGCGTACGACAGCTCCATGTAGCCGATCGCGCCCTCGGTCTGCTTGACCTGCGCCGCGATGCCGCTGGAACCGGAGGCCGCCTGGCCGCCCTTCGCCTGCCAGGCCTTGCCGCCCTCGTACTTCCAGTTCTCGGGGGTGGTGGCGATCAGGTACTTGGTGAGGTTGTCCGTGGTGCCGGAGTCCTCGGAGCGGTGGAAGGCCTGGATCTTGGTGCTCGGCAGCTTCGCGGTCGGGTTCAGCGCCTTGATCGCGGCGTCGTCCCACTTGCTGATCTTGCTGTCGAAGATCTTCGCGAGGGTGGGGGCGTCCAGGACGAGGTTGTCGACACCCGGGAGGTTGTAGGCGAGCGCGATGGCTCCGCCGACCGCCGGGAGGTCGATACCCGTACCGCCGGTGCAGACCTGCTTGGAGGCGGTGACATCCTCGGGCTTCAGCGCCGAGTCGGAACCGGCGAAGGCGACCGTGCCCTGCGTGAACGCGGTGACGCCGGCGCCCGAGCCGCCGCCCTTGTAGTTGATCTGGACGCCGGGGCAGGCGGCAGTGAAGGCCTTGACCCAGGCGTCGATCGCGTTCTTCTGCGCGGAGGAGCCGTCGGCCAGCAGCTGGCCCTTGGCGTCGTCACACTTGATGGAGCTGTTGGCCGCGGTGGAGGCGCCGCCGGCGGTCTTGTCGGTGCCGGTGTCGTCGGAGCCGCACGCCGTGAGGGCCAGGGCGCCGGAGACGGCGAGAGCACCGAGGGTGAGGGCCCGCCGGTTCATGCGCTGAAGCTTCACTGTCGGGTGTTTCCTTCCAGGAGCCGCCGGCCTGAAATCCGGCGGCGTGCGAGGTCGCGAAGTTTGATGGTGCCGGGGCGCCCAGGAGGGCACACGCAGCACCGGTAAGGCCGAAAGTAGGCAGATCAGGTGAAGCCACCTACGGGCGCAAGTGAACGGGGGGTGAACCCCTGCGGTCGGTGCGGTGAGGTCACGGAACGCTCACGGGGAGAACACGTGTGGGTCCCGACCCGGGGATCGGCCCCGGCCGCCCGGTCTCTGCTGTACAAGCCCGGAATACCCCCTTCCCTTTCCGTCCCCTCCGTTTCCCTTTCCTCCGCAAACGCGGCCGGTGAGGGAACCCACATTCCATGGAACCCGTCTCGTTCGGTGGGAGCCAACCCGGGCTCAAACGGAGGAACCTAGAAACCTAGGAAACCTCGGAGCCGAGGAACCGTGACACCGAGGAGCACCATGCAGCGGCGTACGTTCATGGGAGGCGGCGTGGCCGCCCTGGCGGCGATGACGACCGCGGCGTGTACGACCGCGGAGGGCAGCGCGGAAGGCACGGCCGCCACCACGCCCACGGGGACGACCCCTCTCACCGCGACGAGCGCCTCGGCCCCCGCCAACTGGACGGCCCTCGGCCGCGACCTCGACGGCCCGCTCATCCGCCCCGGGGACGCCTCCTGGGCATCGGCCCGCCAGCTCTACAACACCCGCTTCGACGGACTCAAGCCGGCCGCGGTGGCGTACGTCGCCCACGCGGACGACATCCGTACGGTCCTGTCGTACGCCCGCGCCCACTCCGTCCCCGTGGCGATCCGCAACGGCGGCCACTCGTACGCGGGCTGGTCCTCGGGCAACGGCCGCCTGATCGTCGACGTGTCGAAACTGAACCGCGTCAGGGCGGGCGGCGGCACAGCGGTGGTGGGCGCGGGCTCGAAACTGATCGACGTCTACCGCGCGCTGACCGCGAAGGGCGTCACGATTCCGGCGGGCTCGTGCCCGACGGTGGGGGTGTCGGGCCTGACGCTGGGCGGCGGCCACGGAGTGGTGTCCCGGGCATACGGCCTGACCTGCGACAGCCTCACCCAGGCCACCCTGATCACGGCGGACGGCCGCGAACTGACGGCGAACGCCACCACGAACAAGGACCTCTTCTGGGCCCTGCGAGGCGCGGGCAACGGCAACTTCGGCATCGTCACCGAACTCCACTTCCGCACCCACCCGGCACCCAGGGCGGTGGCGGCGTACATGTCCTGGCCGTGGCGGAAGGCGGCGGCGGTGATGAGGGCATGGCAGGAGTGGGGCCCGACGCAGCCGGACGAGATCTGGTCGTCCCTGCACGTGGCGAACGCGGCCGGCGGCACCCCGACCATCTCCATCTCGGCGTTCTCCCTGGGCACGTACACCGAACTGCAGAACGCGGTGGACCGCCTGGCGGACAGAATCGGTTCCCCGGCATCGAGCGTCTCCCTGAAGCGCCGCTCGTACGAGGAGGCGATGGAGGTGTACGCGGGCTGCTCGTCCTTCGCGACGGACGCGCAATGCCACCTGCCGGGCCGAACCCCGGGCCGCTCCCCGCAGGGCGCGCTGGGCCGGGAAACCTACGCGGCCCGCTCGGACTTCTTCGACCGCTCACTGTCCACGGCGGGCATCCAGACGCTCCTCTCCCGCATCGCCTCGGTCCAGGGCGGCTCCGGCAGCATCGCGTTCACGGCACTCGGCGGCGCGGTGAACCGGGTCTCCCCGACGGCGACGGCATTCGTCCACCGGCGCTCCAGGATGCTGGCCCAGTACATCGCGGCCTGGCGCCCGGGTACGACGGGCACGGCGGCCCAGTCCTGGCTGACATCGGCCCACAACGCCATGGCCCCGTACGCCTCGGGCGCCGCCTACCAGAACTACACGGACCCCACCCTGAAGAACTGGCGCAAGGCGTACTACGGCGACGCGGCAACACGCCTCACGAAGCTGAAGCAGCAGTACGACCCGAAGCGCGTGTTCACCTACCCGCAGGCGCTGTAGCCGCCGGTCGGCTGCGGTCAGGCACCCCTCCAGCACCGGCCCGCATTTCCAGCCCGTCTGGGGGTCCCCCCTCTGGGGGAGTTTGAGGACAAGGCCCGTTCAGGGCCGGAGGGGGGCCTGGGGGCGCAGCCCCCAGGTTCAGGATGGGACGGGTAGGGGCGGCGGGGGCGAGAAACCCGCCCGCCCATCACGCCGCCAGATCCCGCTCCTCGGTCTCCGCCCGACCCCCAGCAACCCCAGCCCCCCGCCCCGCCCCGGCACCGGACCCCGCACCACCCGAGCCCGCCGCCCCCCGAGCCCGAATGAGCACCCCACCCCAACCCGACCTCTCAACAGCCCGGGTCACCGGAGTGAGAAGCGCCATCGCCAGCGGCGACAACAGCAGGGCAACCGCCGTCCCGAGCGCGAACCCACCCACCACATCAGTCGGGTAGTGCACCCCCATGTACACCCGGCAGAACCCCTCCACCAGCGCGAGCCCTATCCCCACGAGCCCGAACTTCCGGTTCGCCACGAACAGCCCGACCCCCATCGCCATGGTGATCGTCGCGTGGTCGCTCACGAACGAGTAGTCGGTCTTCCCGGAGACAAGTACCTCAAGCCCCTGATGATCGAGAAACGGCCGAGGCCGCTCGACGAAACCCCGTATGGGGATGTTCACCAACACAGCGATGGCCGCGGCAAGCGGCGCCCAGACCAAGGCGGCCACGGACACGGCCGCATCACCGTCACCCCGCCGCCGCACACTCCACCAGCACCAGACCACGACAAGCACCATGGCCGCCAACAGCCCGTACTCGCCGACGACTTCGACCACCCGGTCGAACCACCGGGGCGCGTCCTTGGCCAGGCCATTGATGTCGTAGAGCAGGTCGACGTCGGGATTCGACCCGGTTTCGGCGAGTCCAGCCATGGTGCTGCGGCCCTTCGTCGTCATTTCCAGAGCGCACTGTTTCCGTGCGCTGCTCCTGCTCACCCGTGACGCAGGGACCCACCGCTGCCAATGCTTGACACGTGCCACACCAGCACACGCGACAAACACGACAAACGCGACGCCCGATCCAAGCGCCATCGAATCCTCTACTGGAACAGGAACGCACGGTCTCCGTTTATACGTTCCACTCTCCACCGAATGATCACGCAGACGTTATCGAAGAGAGACGCATACTCGCAGCTCAGGGGATGGTTTCACGCTGCGCTCACACCGCGGTGGGCAGCGCTTTCGCGCCATCTTCGGTGACCCGGGTCGCCCCGAAGTAATCAGGGGTGTCGATCGGATCGAACCGAATGACCGCACCAGTCCGCGGCGCGTCAATCATGTAACCGCCGCCCACATAAATCCCGACATGCCGGATAGCCCGCGAGTTGGTGAGATCGTCGGAGAAGAAGACAAGGTCGCCCGGCAACAGCTCGTCCCGCGAGGGATGCGCACCGGCGTTGTACTGATCGTTGGCAACGCGCGGCAGCTGGATGCCCACACTCTCGTACGCGGCCTGCGTGAGCCCGGAGCAGTCGAAGCGTCCTTGCTGCTCAGCGGTACCGGTGCCGCCCCAGAGGTAGGGCGTGCCGAGCTTCTCCTGGGCGTAGTTGATCGCCCCTGCCGCCTGCTCGGAGGGGTCGACACGACCCACAGGAGCGGCAAAGCTCGTCTGCAGCGTGGTGATGGTCTTCACATAGTTCTGGGTCTCCGAATACGGCGGTACGCCCCCGTATTTGATGACGGCGTACGCCCCCGCGTTGTAAGCGGCGAGCATGTTGTGCGTCGGGTCTCCGGGCGCGTCCTTCACGTACGAGGCGAGCTCGCAGTCGTACGACGCGGCCGATGGAATCGCGTCATTCGGGTCCCATACATCGCGGTCGCCGTCACCGTCGCCGTCGATTCCGTGCGAGGCCCAGGTTCCGGGGATGAATTGCGCTATCCCTTCCGCCTTCGCCGGACTCTTCGCATTCGGATTGAATCCGCTCTCCTGGTACAGCTGTGCGGCAAGCAGGGCGGGATTGATGGCGGGGCACAGATTGCCCCACTTCTGCACGAGCGCCGAATACGCGGCCGGCACGGCCCCCTTGGCAAGCGCGACGCTCCCGCTGGCCACCCCACCGGCAACGTTCCCGGCCACAAGGTAGACGCCCACGACGAGCAGCATCACGAAGCTGAGGGTGCCCCCGACGGCAACACTCGCCACGATCCATGCCTTACGCACCGTCAACCGCCCCTCACCGCCAGGGAGTACGCCCACGTCAGTGTAGAGGCGCTACCCACACCCCGGGGTGATCATGACGAAACGCGCCGCCCGTCAAGAGGAGTCGGGAAAACCGGTGCCCCCGGTGGCCTCCCGATACAGAGCGGCAGCCGCACCCCCGAGCACAGCGCTGTAGGACACGTCATCAGTCGAGCCCCCCTGCTCGAACCCCCCGAGCACCCCCACCACGTCCCCCTCCGCATCCACCCAGGGACTCCCACTCGTACCGTCCGTGAAGCCGGGACACTCGATGCGCTGTTGCGTACGGCTTTGCACGGTGGCCCGGTTGGTACAGGTGAGGGGTATGTCCAGCACGTTGGGATACCCGGTGACGACGACACTGCCGGCCCCGGTAGCCCGCCCGGAAACGAAGACATTCGCCCCCACGGCATCCTCCAGATCGCGCCCGCCCTTCGAGGCGACGACGGCAAAGGCGAAGTCACTGTCCTCGTCGGACCGATCGCCCCAGGCCCCCGGCACGAAGGTCTTGGTAACCCGCCACAGCCCGTACGGCGCCCGACCGTCCCGATACCCGGGCGCGAAGACGACGTCGGTGTCCCCGTCTCCACTCAGACAGTGCGCGGCGGTGAGTATCAGATCCCGCCCGCCACTGCGCACGACGGAAGCCGTACAGAAGTGCCCGCCCTCCAAGTCACCGCCGAACAACGCCCCCACCCGCGCACTACGCGGCGGCACCGCACGGGCCGCAGCAACGACCCCGAGAGACCCTGAGGCGGTGCTGCCGGGACCGGCACCGGAGACCGAGGTGACGGCAAGCAGCGCGACCACGGGAAAAAGCACGTGCCGCCGCTTGCCAGGGGAACGAGTGAGGCGCTTCATCAGGGGCCACTGTGCCGCCCGAAATCAAGAACGACCACGGCTCGTTGCTGAGAATCTTCCGTGAACCCGCAAAACCTGAAAGAGGGTCACCCCCCGGACGTGCGGGACGATCTCGGAGCCACGCCGTACACGGGAAAACCGTCCGTCACGATCTCGATGCCGAACGGCGCGGGCAGCAGCACGGACTCCCCGAACTTGCCCGGCAGCACGTCACGGTAGGCGCCGTTGTCCGGGTGGGTGTGCAGGGCCCAGGTGCCCTTCCTGGGATCGATGACAAAGAGAACAGGCACACGAACGACCGCGTACCAGTCGGCCTTGTCTCTGATGTCCCGGGACTTCTCGGACTGGGAGATGACCTCGACGGCGAGCGCGGCATCCGCGGCGTCGGCCAGCCAGTCGTCGTCCTCTTCCCATTCGAGGGGCAGCACGATCAGATCTGGTGTCGCGTAGTCGTCCGGATCCTCGGGCAGAGCGATCGAGGACACCTCGTACACGTCCAGCCCGTCAGGCAGAACAACCGCCTCAAGCTGCCGGCGCACCTGCTTGACCACACCCGCGTGTTTCCCACGCGGAGTAGGGGACATCACGAGCTTTCCTCCCAGGATCTGCACCCGCAGACCCGTCGCGTCCTCGATCTTCTCGGCGATCTCGCGCAGATTCCCCGGCCGAGGTCGCGGATACATCGAGGCACCGGGCGACACGGACATGGCTCGCTGCCTCCGTCCCTCCACCTCTGCGGCTGCGCGAACGGGGTCGGTGGGAGGTCCGACATCCCGCTCAGCGTCGAATCCACCGTACTGTGCGGCTCCGTCCGCCGCCTCGGCTTCAGAGCCCGTACGAGTGCACGGGGCCCCCTTGCGCCGTTGCTCGACCTGCGTCACACCGCCCCCTCAATCACAATCCGCTCACCTGTCGTCACCCTAGGCCACCCCACTGACACTCGGCCCACAGCAGCTTCCCGCCCTTCGAGGCCCCCAGCTCCCGCAGCACGGAAACACCCAACGAGTCCGCACAGGCCCGTACGAGATGAAGCCCCCGGCCACATTCACCGTCCGCCGGAGGTGCGTCGACGGAGGCGCCGTCGACCCGAAACCCGACCGGCACCCTCGGATCGGTGTCCCAGACGGCGACCCGGAACCGGTCCGGCTCGCCGATTTGAACGATGCGGAGGGTGTACGGCCCCTTGGTGTGCTGGTGGGCGTTGGTGAGCAACTCGGACGCGACCAGTTCGGCGGCGGGAATGGCTCCGGCGAGCCCGCGGGCGGCCAGAACGGTCCGCACGGTGGCGCGGCCGATACCCGGCGAGCGTGGATCGCGCGGGAGTTGAAGGGTGTAGTGCCAGGCCGGGGATACGGTGGCCATCGGAAGTCTCCGATCACTGAGGGGAGTTGGACGGTTGCCCAGTGACTTCGTCGCTCCGTCGAGCGGTGTGCTTCTGGGCGAGGCGCCTGAGAATCAAGGTAGCGCGAACCAATAAGGTGTTAGTCAAAAATGCGGTCAGCTCTGACTTAACCACCCGTGTGGGTGACGAAGTGGTGTTGAGGGAGAACGACAGTGCCCATGAAGAGCGCCCCCACCGGCCGCCAGGCCCGACTGGGCAGCGAGTTGCGCAAGATGCGCGAGCGCGCGGGACTCTCGTCGACCGAGGCGGCGCAACTCCTCGGCATCAAGCAGAACCAGGTCAGCAACATGGAAGCCGGCCGCATGGGCGTGAGCCCCGACCGTGTGCGCATGCTCGCCCTCCACTACGAGTGCCCCGACGAGGTTCTCGTCGAAGCACTCACCCGCATGACGCGCGACCGCAAACGGGGCTGGTGGGAGGAGTGCCGCGATCTGGTCCCCAGCTCGCTCCTCGATCTGGCCGAACTGGAGCACCACGCCCAGTCGTTGCGCGGCGCGACAACTGCCCGTATCCCCGGCCTGCTTCAAACCCGCGACTACGCACGCGAGATCTTCCACCAGGCGGTCACTGAACTTCCGCCCCCTGACGTAGAACACCGCCTCTCGTTCCGCATCAAACGACAGGCGGTGCTCTACCGCGACGACAACCCCACCCCGTACGAGGCGATCGTCCATGAGGCAGCCCTACGCATGAAGGTCGGCGGGTCCTCGGTTGCCCGACAGCAACTGCAACACCTGCTCGAAATGAGCGACCGAGACCACGTCACCCTGCGCGCCATCACCTTTGACGCGGGGGCCTACCCAGGGTCGGGTCAGTCCATTTACTACGCGCACGGCCCGGTGCCGGAGTTGGACACCGTCCACCTCGACCAGTCCCACGGCCTTGTGTTCCTCGACGCCGAGGCGCAACTACACAAATACCGAACCCTCTTCGACCGCATCGAGGCCGTCGCGCTCAATCCGGATAAAACACGCGAATTCATCCACACCGTGATGCGAGAACTGTGAAGGAACGCCCATGACCCCGCACTGGCAGAAATCCTCTTATTGCTCCGAAGGCGACTCCTGCATACACATCGCCACCACCCCCACCACCCCCCGAGCAATCCACCTCACAGAATCCGGCGACCCCACCGGAGCCGTACTCACCACCACCCCCACCGCCTTCCGCACCCTCCTCACCACCCTGAAGACCGACACGCCCCCACCGAAGACAACCACCCCCCAAATCGAAGTCACCCTCAACCAAACCCCCGATACCCCCGACGCCCCCGTCCACCTCCGCTCGACCACCGCCCCCGAAACCGTCGTCACCACCGACCGACGCAAATGGCACGCCTTCGTCCTGGGCGTACGGGCAGGCGAGTTCGACCACTTCGCCTAAGAGAGCCCGGCGGTGGCGTCACGCGGAGCGTGACGAGTACGCATGGCCGCGCCCGGCTGATCCGTAGATCCTCGAACGTCGGCTG
Protein-coding sequences here:
- the pstC gene encoding phosphate ABC transporter permease subunit PstC, which codes for MDITTKNADTSPHPPQPPAVEQKRAARGATRLGDRIFLGLSRGSGILLLAIMAAIAIFLTYRAVNAISKDEGNFLTTFEWNANLNPPVFGIAVLAFGTVVSSVIAMAIAVPVAVAIALFLTHYAPRRLSGPIAYVIDLLAAVPSIVYGLWGAMILVPNMNGLFGWLNDYLGWTGIFSWEEGAPRSMLTVGILLAIMILPVITNVSREVFRQTPRMNEEAALALGATRWEVIRMAVLPFGRSGVISASMLGLGRALGETMAVATVLSPSFLIQTSLLDPGGGTFAQNIAAKFGEASEYGRDALIASGLVLFVITLVVNGAARAIIARRAEYSGANA
- the pstS gene encoding phosphate ABC transporter substrate-binding protein PstS, with the protein product MKLQRMNRRALTLGALAVSGALALTACGSDDTGTDKTAGGASTAANSSIKCDDAKGQLLADGSSAQKNAIDAWVKAFTAACPGVQINYKGGGSGAGVTAFTQGTVAFAGSDSALKPEDVTASKQVCTGGTGIDLPAVGGAIALAYNLPGVDNLVLDAPTLAKIFDSKISKWDDAAIKALNPTAKLPSTKIQAFHRSEDSGTTDNLTKYLIATTPENWKYEGGKAWQAKGGQAASGSSGIAAQVKQTEGAIGYMELSYAKELSTVSVATGASAPVKPSSDSATKAIAAATVVGTGSDLSLKLDYKTKAEGAYPITLVTYEIACDKGNKADTLPATKAFLRYITSEEGQGILSGIDYAPIPADIIAKVRTTVESLA
- a CDS encoding FAD-binding oxidoreductase — protein: MQRRTFMGGGVAALAAMTTAACTTAEGSAEGTAATTPTGTTPLTATSASAPANWTALGRDLDGPLIRPGDASWASARQLYNTRFDGLKPAAVAYVAHADDIRTVLSYARAHSVPVAIRNGGHSYAGWSSGNGRLIVDVSKLNRVRAGGGTAVVGAGSKLIDVYRALTAKGVTIPAGSCPTVGVSGLTLGGGHGVVSRAYGLTCDSLTQATLITADGRELTANATTNKDLFWALRGAGNGNFGIVTELHFRTHPAPRAVAAYMSWPWRKAAAVMRAWQEWGPTQPDEIWSSLHVANAAGGTPTISISAFSLGTYTELQNAVDRLADRIGSPASSVSLKRRSYEEAMEVYAGCSSFATDAQCHLPGRTPGRSPQGALGRETYAARSDFFDRSLSTAGIQTLLSRIASVQGGSGSIAFTALGGAVNRVSPTATAFVHRRSRMLAQYIAAWRPGTTGTAAQSWLTSAHNAMAPYASGAAYQNYTDPTLKNWRKAYYGDAATRLTKLKQQYDPKRVFTYPQAL
- a CDS encoding phosphatase PAP2 family protein, with amino-acid sequence MAGLAETGSNPDVDLLYDINGLAKDAPRWFDRVVEVVGEYGLLAAMVLVVVWCWWSVRRRGDGDAAVSVAALVWAPLAAAIAVLVNIPIRGFVERPRPFLDHQGLEVLVSGKTDYSFVSDHATITMAMGVGLFVANRKFGLVGIGLALVEGFCRVYMGVHYPTDVVGGFALGTAVALLLSPLAMALLTPVTRAVERSGWGGVLIRARGAAGSGGAGSGAGAGRGAGVAGGRAETEERDLAA
- a CDS encoding C40 family peptidase is translated as MTVRKAWIVASVAVGGTLSFVMLLVVGVYLVAGNVAGGVASGSVALAKGAVPAAYSALVQKWGNLCPAINPALLAAQLYQESGFNPNAKSPAKAEGIAQFIPGTWASHGIDGDGDGDRDVWDPNDAIPSAASYDCELASYVKDAPGDPTHNMLAAYNAGAYAVIKYGGVPPYSETQNYVKTITTLQTSFAAPVGRVDPSEQAAGAINYAQEKLGTPYLWGGTGTAEQQGRFDCSGLTQAAYESVGIQLPRVANDQYNAGAHPSRDELLPGDLVFFSDDLTNSRAIRHVGIYVGGGYMIDAPRTGAVIRFDPIDTPDYFGATRVTEDGAKALPTAV
- a CDS encoding serine protease, producing the protein MKRLTRSPGKRRHVLFPVVALLAVTSVSGAGPGSTASGSLGVVAAARAVPPRSARVGALFGGDLEGGHFCTASVVRSGGRDLILTAAHCLSGDGDTDVVFAPGYRDGRAPYGLWRVTKTFVPGAWGDRSDEDSDFAFAVVASKGGRDLEDAVGANVFVSGRATGAGSVVVTGYPNVLDIPLTCTNRATVQSRTQQRIECPGFTDGTSGSPWVDAEGDVVGVLGGFEQGGSTDDVSYSAVLGGAAAALYREATGGTGFPDSS
- a CDS encoding Uma2 family endonuclease — translated: MSVSPGASMYPRPRPGNLREIAEKIEDATGLRVQILGGKLVMSPTPRGKHAGVVKQVRRQLEAVVLPDGLDVYEVSSIALPEDPDDYATPDLIVLPLEWEEDDDWLADAADAALAVEVISQSEKSRDIRDKADWYAVVRVPVLFVIDPRKGTWALHTHPDNGAYRDVLPGKFGESVLLPAPFGIEIVTDGFPVYGVAPRSSRTSGG
- a CDS encoding ATP-binding protein, which produces MATVSPAWHYTLQLPRDPRSPGIGRATVRTVLAARGLAGAIPAAELVASELLTNAHQHTKGPYTLRIVQIGEPDRFRVAVWDTDPRVPVGFRVDGASVDAPPADGECGRGLHLVRACADSLGVSVLRELGASKGGKLLWAECQWGGLG
- a CDS encoding helix-turn-helix domain-containing protein codes for the protein MKSAPTGRQARLGSELRKMRERAGLSSTEAAQLLGIKQNQVSNMEAGRMGVSPDRVRMLALHYECPDEVLVEALTRMTRDRKRGWWEECRDLVPSSLLDLAELEHHAQSLRGATTARIPGLLQTRDYAREIFHQAVTELPPPDVEHRLSFRIKRQAVLYRDDNPTPYEAIVHEAALRMKVGGSSVARQQLQHLLEMSDRDHVTLRAITFDAGAYPGSGQSIYYAHGPVPELDTVHLDQSHGLVFLDAEAQLHKYRTLFDRIEAVALNPDKTREFIHTVMREL
- a CDS encoding DUF397 domain-containing protein — encoded protein: MTPHWQKSSYCSEGDSCIHIATTPTTPRAIHLTESGDPTGAVLTTTPTAFRTLLTTLKTDTPPPKTTTPQIEVTLNQTPDTPDAPVHLRSTTAPETVVTTDRRKWHAFVLGVRAGEFDHFA